The Anopheles coluzzii chromosome 2, AcolN3, whole genome shotgun sequence genome window below encodes:
- the LOC120950224 gene encoding uncharacterized protein LOC120950224: protein MSLLRLRLKPLYAIGLSLLLLSSGLIVDASEAPQCPANRILSQRSKRWILSYPINGGVAKMVFGFLAPIRFHHPLPRSLNLSLNVQANYRILPAIIFPRPESIFKNRANSEYTDTSRKQFYELVERMLTGWNRNGRSCLLRTICEVAETPLHHNGLVGELFEVVFTPHETDQLGSEYTLARQYGANGVDCRRMYAECPLGHGLLDTISAINM, encoded by the exons ATGAGTCTCTTACGGTTACGTTTGAAACCACTTTACGCCATCGGCCTTtcgcttctgctgctgtcgtCCGGCCTGATCGTCGACGCATCCGAAGCGCCCCAGTGTCCAGCGAATCGTATCCTTTCCCAGCGCTCCAAACGCTGGATACTGAGCTATCCCATCAACGGCGGTGTGGCGAAGATGGTGTTCGGCTTTCTCGCTCCGATCCGCTTTCACCATCCGTTGCCGCGCAGCTTGAACCTGTCGCTGAACGTACAGGCCAACTATCGCATCCTGCCCGCCATTATCTTCCCCCGGCCGGAATCGATCTTTAAGAACCGTGCCAATAGTGAGTACACGGACACGAGCCGGAAGCAGTTCTACGAGCTGGTGGAGCGTATGCTGACCGGCTGGAACCGTAACGGACGCTCCTGCTTGCTGCGCACGATCTGTGAGGTGGCAGAAACGCCACTACACCATAATGGGCTTGTTGGCGAGCTGTTTGAAGTTGTGTTCAC acCACACGAGACCGATCAGCTGGGCAGCGAGTACACGTTGGCCCGCCAGTATGGAGCGAATGGTGTGGACTGCCGGAGGATGTATGCCGAGTGTCCGCTAGGGCATGGGTTGCTAGATACTATTAGTGCGATCAATATGTGA